One genomic segment of Suttonella sp. R2A3 includes these proteins:
- a CDS encoding DMT family transporter, which produces MIYLLLSIAASVSVSVLLKIARRQNFAISHAIAVNYLIATALCWFVLKPDLSATDALISQWPIFAALGLLLPTVFIIMGKAVAEVGIVKSDAAQRLSLFLPILAAFTLFGESLSPIKLSGIILAFIALCALIYGGKGNTKRQQGIAQTALLLLGVWAGYGVIDILFKHIAKSGAAFSSILLVSFILAGVVMFAYLLAKGSRWSMRDVLAGLLLGVLNFANILFYIRAHQAMSDNPSLVFAGMNLGVISLGTLIGAAAFGEKIRAINALGITLAMAAIIVLFYGQRIF; this is translated from the coding sequence ATGATCTACCTATTGCTAAGTATTGCTGCGAGCGTCAGTGTGTCGGTGTTGTTAAAAATCGCCCGTCGGCAAAACTTCGCTATCAGCCATGCGATCGCGGTTAATTATCTGATCGCCACGGCGCTATGCTGGTTTGTCTTAAAACCTGATCTCAGCGCAACCGATGCATTAATCTCACAATGGCCAATCTTTGCTGCCCTCGGTCTATTGCTGCCAACTGTGTTTATTATCATGGGCAAAGCCGTCGCTGAAGTGGGAATTGTTAAATCCGATGCCGCACAACGCCTGTCGTTATTTTTACCGATCTTAGCCGCCTTCACCCTCTTTGGCGAGTCGTTAAGCCCGATTAAATTGAGCGGGATTATTTTGGCGTTTATCGCGCTATGTGCGCTTATTTATGGCGGTAAAGGGAACACAAAACGCCAACAAGGTATTGCCCAAACCGCCCTGCTGCTTTTGGGCGTGTGGGCAGGTTATGGGGTAATCGATATCTTGTTCAAACATATCGCCAAGAGCGGTGCGGCTTTTTCCAGCATTTTACTGGTCAGCTTTATCCTCGCAGGCGTGGTGATGTTTGCTTATTTGCTCGCTAAAGGCAGTCGTTGGTCAATGCGTGACGTGCTCGCCGGACTGCTGCTTGGCGTACTCAATTTCGCCAATATCTTATTCTATATCCGTGCCCACCAAGCGATGAGTGATAACCCATCGCTGGTCTTCGCGGGAATGAATTTGGGCGTTATTTCCTTAGGAACGCTCATTGGCGCTGCAGCCTTTGGCGAGAAAATCCGCGCGATCAATGCGCTAGGGATTACCCTCGCCATGGCCGCGATTATTGTGCTCTTTTATGGCCAGCGAATCTTTTAA